The Aedes aegypti strain LVP_AGWG chromosome 3, AaegL5.0 Primary Assembly, whole genome shotgun sequence genome contains a region encoding:
- the LOC5571062 gene encoding zinc finger protein 888 — MTNCCRICLDRENTILSLETIVDSNGTKLTCMQMYESITKLEEPANNSFQIPRHICISCLGELNRCYKFQQKAIESFNVLIRQHFLHQERQFEQISEINTCTDGPIKSEPVEQKDLTNPVGRIQSPVISPHHTDEEYLEVDFLEEKSYHEQSPHECADSDKLVQENVAIVESNHKCTDCPKDFESQAAFDTHLVLEHFQETPDGDFICPVCSKVFNSRRCLRQHSRTHQDRNARKHRCRYCEKAFNFGHHLKIHERIHTKQKPFSCSTCGKTFASKDRLANHHLQHVDEPRYACELCSACFRSKKVLKMHSILKHDAPVGKFEAIECNKCDKKLYSKSATNAHMRGPCGTDLTVDVVGASVLPST, encoded by the exons ATGACGAATTGTTGCCGAATCTGCCTTGACAGGGAAAACACGATCCTTTCCTTGGAAACCATAGTCGATTCCAATGGCACAAAATTGACCTGCATGCAAATGTACGAGAGCATAACAAAACTGGAG GAACCAGCGAATAATTCTTTCCAAATTCCACGACACATTTGCATATCTTGCCTTGGGGAGCTGAACAGGTGCTACAAATTTCAGCAAAAGGCAATTGAATCGTTTAACGTGCTTATTAGACAACATTTCTTGCATCAAGAAAGGCAATTTGAACAAATTAGTGAGATTAATACATGTACTGATGGGCCAATAAAGAGTGAACCAGTCGAGCAAAAAGATTTGACAAATCCTGTTGGGCGCATACAGAGCCCAGTAATATCCCCTCACCATACTGATGAAGAATATTTAGAAGTAGACTTCCTAGAAGAGAAATCATACCACGAACAGAGCCCTCATGAATGTGCTGACAGCGATAAACTTGTGCAGGAGAATGTCGCCATTGTCGAATCTAACCACaaatgtacagattgcccgaaGGATTTCGAATCTCAAGCTGCTTTCGACACACATTTAGTTCTGGAGCATTTTCAGGAAACACCCGATGGGGACTTTATTTGCCCTGTTTGCAGTAAGGTGTTCAACAGTAGAAGGTGTCTGCGTCAGCATAGCCGAACTCACCAAGATAGGAACGCCAGAAAACATAGATGTCGTTACTGCGAGAAAGCCTTCAACTTTGGTCATCATCTCAAAATACACGAACGAATCCACACCAAGCAGAAGCCGTTCTCGTGTTCTACGTGCGGAAAAACGTTCGCTTCCAAAGATAGGCTCGCAAATCATCATCTCCAGCACGTGGATGAACCACGGTATGCTTGCGAACTGTGTTCTGCCTGCTTCCGAAGCAAGAAAGTGCTGAAAATGCATTCTATCTTGAAACACGATGCACCGGTTGGAAAGTTTGAAGCCATCGAATGTAATAAATGCGATAAGAAGCTGTATTCCAAATCGGCAACGAACGCCCACATGAGAGGACCATGCGGAACTGATTTAACTGTTGATGTTGTAGGTGCCTCAGTACTACCTAGTACCTAA